Within the Laspinema palackyanum D2c genome, the region CGACACCTCCTGGCGATCGCCGATGCCACTGCATCTATCTTAAGTCAAGACTTTGGAAATCTCGGCAAATTTGGCCTAAAGCTTAACGTTTTGTGATATTGCCAACCGTATCTTCCGTTGCATTTTTCCCAAATTTTGGCCCTTGGTCGGCAAAAAAGTCCACAAAGGTCAGCAGTTCAATAGAGTTCTTGCAAAATTCTTAAAAGCCCCCCTTATTAAGGGGGGTTGGGGGGATCTATCCATTATGCAAGCGGTCTAATGATTAGCGAGGTACCTCCCGAAAGCCACTAGGACACTGAGGTGTTTGGTCGATTAACTGAGGTGGACTCGGCGGATTTGTCGAAGGCTGTTCACTTTCACACACAATTGTCACGGTTTGGTTGATGGGGGACTCCTGATTGTCAAGCACAAAGACTCCTCCGGTATAACTATTTAAGTCTTCTTGTTTCGGGATAGCGATAATATGAACGGCTCTATCACCGAGGGAGTTGATGCGGTAAGAGAAATTTTCATTTTCTGATGGGATACCCACCCCTAATTCTGATATATCTAGGGTCAATCGGTTGTTTTCAATAAAATAGGCTTGTTGCGCTCGATTTAACCCATGCATATTATTGCGAGTCATCTCTTCAATACTTGGCTCCGATAATTGCAGAACATCATTATTAGAGGGCATTCGCAAGAATAATAAGGTTAGATTTTCTTCGGTTATTCCTCCCATAAAGTTTCGACTAAACTCCTCGGGAAGTAAATTTTCCTCAACCCGACTCATAAGCATTAATAATTTCAAATTTTGATTATTTTCTGTCATTTCCACCGTAACAGGCACCTGAATTACATTTTCTGGAACTCCCCAGATATAGAGACTTCCTTCGAGCTTGTTTGCATTTTCTTGGCTAGGGATGACTTCTAAAAGCCCTAAAACGTTTAAATATAAAGGCAATATAACTATGCCAAGAAGTCGTTCATTATCGCGAGCGAGCCGAATAACCCCATAAGGAATCTCTGTTTGATCGCCGCCAGGATATGCAATCCAAGTTCCTGCATAGTTCTGGAAAACAGAGTCTGGGTTACCTCGGGCATGATTGCTCCCCAATGTGAGCGTCAATCCTGCAAAAACAAAGCTAATTATTAGACCTGAAAAGACTTTACCAAGATTTAAAAATTTCATGAATCTATACCCACTTATAAAAAAATAGCCCTTGATTTCTCTGAACAAAAATAGCCAGCTTAAATCATTCTGACCGTTCAATTTAGGATTGGCCTATCAAGTTTGGAAAAACAATCATCAATACTGTACTATAATCAATAGTCTCAAATCCTGGAATTTTCCCGATCGCCCCCTAGTGGCCCCCTGTGATTCTGGCTTCTGGACGCGCGCATCGAACAGCCCAGTTGATCTAGCCAGTTCCCCAAGATTTGTGATAGTTTTGTTTTCTTCGATAGAGGTTCAGCCGTGACTCAGACCAACTTAGACTTCCTAGCGACCACCGATCCAGAGCTTACAGGTTACATCCAGCAAGAATTACAACGCCAACGGGATGGCATCGAACTGATTGCCAGCGAAAACTTTACCTCCGCAGCCGTTTTAGCCGCCCAAGGTTCAGTTTTGACCAACAAATATGCCGAAGGGTTGCCCGGTAAGCGGTATTATGGCGGGTGCGAATTTGTCGATAAGATTGAACAACTCGCCATCGATCGCGCCAAGCAGCTATTCGGTGCCGCCCATGCCAATGTCCAACCCCATTCCGGCGCGCAGGCCAATTTTGCCGTATTCCTGGCCCTGTTGCAACCGGGGGATACCATCATGGGGATGGACCTCTCTCATGGGGGACATTTAACCCACGGGTCTCCGGTGAATGTCTCCGGCAAATGGTTTAAAGTCGAACATTACGGCGTCAGTCGCGAAACCGAACGCCTCGATTATGACCAAATTCGCGACTTGGCGAAGAAACATCAGCCGAAAATGATGATTTGCGGCTATTCTGCCTATCCCAGAATCATTGATTTTGAGAAATTCCGGGCGATCGCCGATGAAGTTGGGGCCTATCTCATGGCCGATATCGCCCACATTGCTGGGTTAGTCGCCACGGGACATCATCCCAATCCCCTCTCCCACTGCCATGTTGTCACCACCACCACCCATAAAACCCTCCGGGGTCCTCGGGGTGGATTAATCCTTACCAATGACGAGGAATTAGGCAAAAAATTCGATAAAGCTGTGTTCCCTGGGACCCAAGGCGGACCCTTAGAGCACGTTATCGCTGGAAAAGCCGTCGCCTTCGGAGAAGCCCTCAAACCTGAGTTTAAAGCCTATTCCGGCCAAGTGATTGCCAATGCTCAGGCAATGGCCGCCCAATTGCAAAGCCGAGGACTGAAACTGGTGAGCGATGGGACGGATAATCATTTGATGCTGGTGGACCTGCGATCGGTTGATATGACGGGTAAACAAGCGGATAAACTGGTGAGCGAAGTGCATATCACCGCGAACAAAAACACCGTCCCCTTCGATCCGCAATCGCCTTTCGTCACCAGTGGATTGCGCTTGGGGTCTCCTGCCATGACGACACGCGGCATGGGAACGACGGAATTTACCGAGATTGCCAACATCATCAGCGATCGCCTGTTAAATCCCGAGGATGACTCTGTAGCAGCCGACTGTCGCCAACGGGTCGCCAGTCTATGCGATCGCTTCCCCCTCTATCCCCATTTGACCATTCCCGTTCCTGCCTTAGCCTAGCCCATAGCTCAGTTCGTAGTAACGACTTCAGTCGTTCCTCCCCGTTCGTAGTAACGACTTCAGTCGTTCCTCGTGACGAAAGCGATCGCCACCTCAAGAGGGAACCCCACCCTAACCCTCCCCTTGCCAAGGGGAGGGGACCGGAGGTGTAGTTATATCGTAAAAAAATACTCTTGTAAGCACCTCCCCATCCTCCAATCTTTAATAAAACCTACAAATTCCCACACCTTGCCGACGATTCGCTCTAAGATAAAAGATTGCACCCATCAACGAAGACCGATGAAGTTATGAGTAAGGGGACACTTTTCGATAAAGTTTGGAATTTACATACCGTCGGTACTCTAACCTCCGGACAAACCCAGTTGTTTATTGGACTGCACCTCATCCACGAAGTCACCAGTCCCCAAGCATTCGCCATGTTGCGCGAACGGGAACTGAAGGTGTTGTTTCCAGAACGGACTGTGGCAACGGTAGATCATATTGTACCGACTGAAAATCAAGCGCGTCCCTTTGCCGATGTCCTGGCAGAAGAGATGATTGTGGCGTTAGAGGACAATTGTAAGGCGCATAATATTCGCTTTTATAATGTCGGGTCAGGACGGCAGGGAATTGTCCATGTGATTGCACCGGAACAGGGACTCACCCAACCGGGAATGACGATCGCCTGTGGGGATTCGCACACCTCAACTCATGGCGCATTTGGGGCGATCGCCTTTGGGATTGGTACCAGTCAAGTGCGCGATGTCCTAGCTTCCCAAACTTTAGCGCTTTCTAAGCTAAAAGTTCGCAAAATTGAAGTCAATGGCACTCTGAATCCGGGAGTTTATGCTAAAGATGTCGTCCTGCACCTGATTCGTAAATTAGGGGTGAATGGCGGCGTGGGATATGCGTATGAATATGCGGGAACCACCTTTGAGCAAATGTCGATGGAAGAACGGATGACCGTTTGTAATATGGCCATTGAAGGTGGTGCACGATGTGGATATATTAATCCCGATCAGGTCACGTTTGACTATCTCAAAGGTAGAGAATTTGCACCGAAAGGGGAAGATTGGAGTCAGGCGGTAGAGTGGTGGACGAGTATCCGCAGTGATGCAGATGCAGAATATGATGATGTGGTAGTTTTTGATGCGGCAGACATTCAGCCAACGGTGACTTGGGGAATTACACCGGGGCAAGGAATAGGCATCAATGAAACGATTCCCACACCGGAGGAATTATCCGACAGCGATCGGGCGATCGCGCAAGAAGCGTATCGGTATATGAAACTGAATCCGGGCGATCGCATTGCTGGAACCAAAGTGGATGTTTGCTTTGTAGGAAGCTGCACCAATGGGCGAATTAGTGATTTGCGAGAAGCAGCAAAATTTGCCAAAGGTCGTCAAGTTGCGCCTGGAATTAAAGCGTTTATTGTCCCCGGTTCTGAGGATGTGAAAAAGCAAGCGGAAGCGGAAGGATTAGACAAAGTTTTCCTAGAAGCGGGCTTTGAATGGCGTGAATCGGGCTGTTCTATGTGTTTGGCGATGAATCCCGATAAGTTGCAAGGGAGTCAAATTAGCGCCTCTTCTTCTAATCGGAATTTTAAAGGTCGTCAAGGGTCTTCGGAAGGTCGCACGTTATTAATGAGTCCGGCGATGGTGGTTGCTGCTGCTATTAATGGGGTGGTTTCTGATGTTCGGGAGTTGTTGTAGGGGATAACAACCGGCGGGGGATAACAACCGGCGGGGATTAACAACCGGCGGGGATTAACAACCGGCGGGGGTTTAAACCCCCGCCTAATAGCTAAAGTCGGTTAAAAACCGACTAAAAACATGAACTTATAAGATGAGCAAGCGGGGTTTTTAACCCCCTGCGGTCCATCGGAGAACCGGCCAAATTATCGCAGTCGGTTTTAACCGACTTTAGCTATTAGCAGGGGGTTTAAACCCCCTGCGGATGTCGGCGGATGTCAGCGGATATCGCGATCAACAGCAAGTCAAATCAAGGAGAAAAATCATCAATGAGTAGTCAAGTAAAAATCATTCAGGGCCAGGGAATTCCCCTGGTGGGAAATGATATTGATACCGATCGCATTATTCCGGCCAGGTTTTTGCGCTGTGTGACCTTTGATGGATTGGGGGAAGAAGTTTTTAAGGACGATCGCGCCCAATCTAATGGGACTCATCCTTTTGACCAACCTCAATATCAAGGCGCAAAATTGTTGGTGGTGAATGCTAATTTTGGCTGTGGTTCCAGTCGGGAACACGCACCTCAAGCAATTGCCCGATGGGGAATTAGTGGCATTATTGGCGAAAGTTTTGCCGAGATTTTCTTTGGCAATTGTGTGGCGATGGGGGTTCCCTGTGTCACCGCTGACCCTGCCACGGTGAAAACTTTGCAAGAGGCGATCGCCGAGAATCCTAATCTGGAAATCACCTTAGATTTAGAGGCGAAACAGGTGCAGTTCCCAGGATTTAGTGCATCGGTTAATATGGCAGCAGGTCCCCACCAAATGCTCACCACCGGCACTTGGGATACCTGCGGACAATTGGTCGGAAATCGCGATTCCATCCGTACCACCGCTGGTCAATTGCCTTATCTCGCCTGGAAATAGCGATCGCAACGATGACTTGTAACCGGGGGTAACTTACCCCCTCAATCCTTTAAATTTTTTACCGAGTTTAGCAATTTGGTAGGGATTGAAACCCTTACTCGATAAAAAAAAGCCATGCTCAACATTCCCAATATTATCAGTCAAGAACTCTCCGTTAACCTGTGGCAAGTTGAAAATGCCTTAGAATTGTTACAGGAAGGAGCAACAGTTCCGTTTATTGCCCGATATCGGAAAGAACGCACGGGGTCTTTAGACGAGGTTCAGTTACGCGATATTGCCGAACGGTTTGCTTATATTACGGAAATAGAAGACCGTAAAAAAGTAATTTTAGAGGCCATTTCCCAAGCGGGAAAACTCACCGATGAACTGCGGCAAAAAATCGAATCCTGTCAGCAAAAAACTGAACTCGAAGACCTCTATCTCCCCTATCGCGCCAAGCGTCGGACTCGCGCCACGGTTGCCCGTGAAAAAGGGTTGGAACCCTTAGCGGACTGGATTGCGGTTCTCAATTTCAGTAAAGCGACGGCCAGTTTAGCAGCAGAAGCGGCGAAATATCTTTCCCCAGAAAATGGCATTAACACGGTAGAAGATGCCCTCCAAGGTGCTTCGGATATTTTAGCAGAAGCGGTCTCGGAACGGGCGGAATCTCGGGCCTATTTGCGGGATTATTTCTTACAGGAAGGACGATTTGCTTCCAAGATTAAGGATGAGCATCCCGAAGGGAGTACCAAGTATGAAATGTACCGGGATTATCAGGCCAAAGTCAAGGATATTGCGCCGCATAACCTATTAGCTTTGTTTCGGGGAGAAAAGGAAGAGATTCTTACCTTGGATTTGGATTTTGATGAGTCTCAGGTGTTGGGATATTTGGAGTCGCAGGAAATTAAAACCAAGGTTCCAGAGATTAAAAACTTTTATCGGGAGATGATAAAAGATGCGTTTAATCGGTTGATGAAGAATTCGCTGACGACTGAGGTGCGATCGCTGAAAAAACTAGAGGCGGATCTCGCTTCAATTAGCACCTTTGAATCTAATTTACGCGAGTTATTACTCTCGGCACCTGCGGGGATGAAACCGACGATCGCCATTGACCCCGGATTTAGAACCGGATGCAAAGTCACGGTTCTCGATGGCACGGGACAGTTTTTAGAATATCACACCATTTTCCCCCATACGGGTGACAGGCAGCGCCTAGAAGCAGCAAAAACGATTAAAACCCTAATTGGGAAATATCAAATCGAATTGATTGCCATTGGCAATGGAACTGCGGGACGAGAAACTGATGCTTTTATTGGCGAGGTAATTAAAACCTGTACTCCTCCACCCATTAAAGTGATGGTGAATGAATCCGGTGCCTCAATCTATTCTGCCAGTGATGTGGCGCGGGAGGAGTTTCCCGATTTAGATTTAACGGTCCGAGGTGCGATTAGTATTGGCAGACGGTTGCAAGATCCATTAGCGGAATTGGTAAAAATTGACCCCAAATCCATTGGGGTAGGTCAATATCAACATGATGTGGACCAAAAGTTACTGCGGAAAAAATTAGAGGAGACGGTGGAAAGTTGCGTGAACTATGTTGGCGTAGACTTAAATACTGCTTCTAAGGAATTGCTGACTTTTGTTTCAGGATTGACGCCAACCATTGCTAAAAATATTGTGACCTATCGCAATGAAAATGGGGCGTTTAAAAATCGTCGGCAATTGCTGAAAGTGGCAAAATTAGGACCGAAAACCTATGAACAGGCGGCGGGATTTTTGCGAATTCGCGGCGGAGAGAATCCGTTAGATAATACAGCAGTGCATCCGGAGAGTTATCCGGTAGTGAAGGCGATCGCAGCGGATTTAAACGTCCCCTTAACCGACATTGGCAAAGCATCGGACCAACTCAAATCGGTGAAGTTGGATAAATATGTCACCGAACTGGTGGGAATTCCCACCTTACGGGATATTATTGCGGAGTTAGAAAAACCGGGACGAGACCCTCGTGCTCAGTTTAAATCTGCCACCTTTAAAGAAGGGGTGAATGAACTGAAGGATTTGCAACCGGGGATGGAATTAGAAGGCGTGGTGACTAATGTTGCCAACTTTGGCGCATTTGTGGATATTGGAGTGCATCAGGATGGATTGGTGCATATTTCCCAACTCGCCGATCGCTTTGTGGATAATCCGAATCAAGTGGTGAAGGTGGGACAGGTGGTGAAAGTGCGGGTTCTCTCGGTGGATGAAAAGTTAAAGCGAATTAGTCTCACCATGCGATCGCAGCAGGAACGACCGAATCCCAGCATGGGAGTTAACCGCAGAACTCGTTAAATAGCGGGGAAAGAAACGACTGAAGTCGTTACTACGAACGCAGAAACCCAGAAATTTCCCCGTTTGTAGTAACGACTTCAGTCGTTATCCGGGTTCATTCCGACCCTGGGGAAGAAACGACTGAAGTCGTTACTACGAACAAGGAGAAGAGGAAATTTCCCCGTTTGTAGTAACGACTTCAGTCGTTATCCGACTTGATGCACGGAGAGATAGAACCGAGGGCGCGATATAATAAATTACAGGGTAATCATTGTCTAAGCTTTCAAAAATACATTTGTAAAATTATGATTCAACAAAATTTTAAGGGGAAAACTGAACCGCAGGAGTTAAAAAAATGTCCCTCGGGTATTCGAGGTTTGGATGAAATAACCGGGGGTGGATTACCCCAGGGACGACCCACTTTAGTCTGTGGAACTGCCGGTTGTGGGAAAACTTTGATGGCGATGCAGTTCTTAATCAAGGGGGTTGAGGACTATGATGAACCGGGTGTGTTTATGTCCTTTGAAGAAACTGCCGAAGAATTAAGACAAAATGTCATCTCTCTGGGGTGGGATGTTAAGGCATTACAAGACCAAAAAAAATTAGGGATTGATTATGTGCATATCGATCGCAGTGAGTTTCAAGAAACTGGAGAATATAATTTAGAAGGATTGTTTCTGCGACTGGCGATCGCCATTGATCGAGTCCAAGCCAAGCGCGTTGCCTTGGATACCCTAGAAGTATTATTTGGCGGATTGGACAACGAGGCGATCGTGCGTAGCGAACTGCGTCGGTTGTTTCGCTGGCTGAAAGATAAAGGGGTGACGGCGATTATTACCGCCGAAAGTGGGGAAAATTCCCTAACTCGCCAAGGATTAGAGGAATATGTTTCCGATTGTGTCATCCGTCTGCAACAGCAAGTTAGCGATCGCATTGCCACCCGGACTTTACATATTGTCAAATATCGCGGGTCCAAACATGGCAGCAATGAATACCCCTTTTTAATTGAAAAAGACGGAATTTCGGTTGTCCCGATTACCTCAATTGGGTTGGATCATCAAGTTTCTACAGAACGAATTTCTACCGGAATTGACCGCCTTGATACCATGTTAGGAGGTCAGGGATTTTATCGCGGCAGTAGTGTTTTAATTAGTGGCACCGCAGGCACTGGAAAAAGTACGGTAGCGGCACATTTTGCCCAGGCAACTTGTAGGCGGGGAGAACGATGTTTGTACATTGCTTTTGAGGAATCTCCCAACCAAATTATTAGAAATATGCGCTCGATTGGCTTAGACTTAGAAAGTTGCGTTCAAGATGGGCTACTCGTTTTTGAATCCGTTCGCCCGACCCTGTATGGGTTAGAAATGCACCTAGTCAAATTCTATCATGCGATCGAGACCTTAAAACCCCAGGTTGTGATTGTCGATCCGATTTCTAACCTGCATTATGTCGGCAATGATATCGAGGTCAAATCTTTTCTAATGCGCCTGATTGACTTTCTGAAAACCCACATTATCACCAGTTTGATGACAAGCCTCACCATCAGCAGCAGTACAACCTTAGAACGCACAGATATCGGGGTTTCTTCATTAATGGATACCTGGCTGATGCTGCGGGATATGGAAACCAACGGCGAACGCAATCGATTACTTTACCTACTCAAATCTCGCGGCATGGAACACTCGAATCAAGTCCGGGAATTTCGCCTGAGTTCATCCGGGGTAGAATTAATCAAAGCGTATCTTGGACCCGGAGGTGTACTCACGGGTTCAGCGCGTGCAGTCCAGGAATCTCGCGAACAAGCAGATGCATTAGTGCGGCAAAAAGAAATTGAAACCAAACAACGAAACATCGAACGGAAGCGGGCGGTGATTGAAGCCAAAATTCAGGCACTGCAAGCGGATTTTGAATTAGAAAAAGCTGAGATAGAACGGATGATCCATAAAGAAGAGTTGGAGGAAAAAATTCACCGAGAAACTGAAATAAAAATGGGGGAAATGCGACGGGTTGAGGGGAATACTGACTTATAGCGTATCTAATGTATTCAGTGACGGGTGAAAGAGCGAGTCAGCCTTCTGTTTCTGTAGCGGATCACAAGAGATTATCCCTCGTAGAAACTGGGCTACAGCCTCCAATTCGAGTATTCCCCTGCAAAGTCGGGAAGGGCTAACGAACCCTCTTCCCCGGACTCACAAGAATTCGTATCAATGTTGAAACCTCTGCTATTTCTCGTTTAGGAGTAGCCCATGATATCAGTGACTCATTCAAGGAAAAGAACATGGAAAACAAACCGGAAAAAACCCCCAAACCCGAGGTCGATGTATTTGAAGAGTTTTTGTCGCGACCTCCGCAGGAAAAATACTTACTCCGCTTATTTATTGCCGGAAATACGCCTAACTCTAATCGCGCTTTCAACAAAATTAAAAATATTTGTGAAGAATATTTACCGGGACGATATGAATTAGAAGTTATTGATATTTATGAACAGCCAGAACTGATGGAACAAGAACAAATTATTGCTATTCCAACCTTGGTTAAGAAACTGCCGCCCCCGCTCCAGAAGTTTATTGGGGATTTGGCAAATACGGAAAAGGTCCTCTTGGGGTTAGATATTAACTATTATCGCTCCAATTAACCCGGGCAAAGGATAGGGAGTTAAAGGCGCTTTGAGGTTTCGCCGGACTCCTGTTATCCAGCCGATGCAAGAGAAGGAGCGCACGATGGTGTGCGCCCCAATTCTGGGGACTCCTCCCTCATCTGTGCTTAGAGCGGTGTACCATTTCCGCGAGGGAGTCGCATCCCTTCGGTCGCTTGCCGGTATTCTTCCACACTATCGGAATAGTCGATCGGCAGCACCGATGCGACGTTTTCGTGGGGACGCGGAATAATCACCCAGGTTTCTAAGGTTGCCCCAAAGGTATGCTCTACGGCATCAATTCCTGCCGCCATTGCTGTTTTGACTTCCGAGACATCCCCCCGAATCATCACGGTGAACCGCGCACTTCCGGCTCTAATATATCCGACTAAGGTGACGCGACCTGCTTTCACCATCGCGTCTGCTGCTGCTAAAATTCCGGGAAACCCCTTGGTTTCAAGTGCTCCAACTGCTTGCTGTGATGGCATCCTCTATTTCCTCAATCAAAACGGTAAAACTCCCAAACCCAATTTTACGCAGCTTGTTGACACATTTAGTCTTCAGATGCGGATTATTTTAGAATTGTTGGGTCCAAGGTAGGGACAGGAATCATCGCCACTGTTCCACTGCATCGGTGTAGGCGATCGACATGACATCGACGACATTTTCCGTGGGGTTGGCAATAATATAATGGGTGACGACCACACCCCCAGGGGTGCTCTCTCCGGCTGCAATTCCTGCCGCCATTGCCGTTTCCACCTCAGAAACGGGTCCGCGAATTACCACCATAAACTCGGCTCTTTCCGCTAAATCATAATGCACGAGGGTGACTCGGGCGGCTTTAACCATCGCATCAGCAGCGGCAAGCACAGCCGGAAACCCTAATGTTTGAATTACTCCAACAGCAGCAGGCATTCTCGCTCTGTCTCCTCGAACGATAAAAGGTATCCCTTAATTGTAGGGGGTTTTGAGCCTATTTTTACCGCTCAGTGCCGATCGCGCGATGGGAGAATTAAGCCGAGGGTTGGGGGGACTCCCTCGCCTACTCTCCCGTGGGTTTTAGCTGGCTTTGGGATTTTCAGAAAAAGTCAGCAAAAAGGCTAAATTTTCTTCCGCTTTTAAAGCATGAGGGGCGCTACCGGGCATGAACACAAATACACCGGGTTCTAGGATGATTTCTTTTCCCTCTAAGGTAAGGATGCCTCGCCCTTCAATGACATTAACGGTGGCATTGCGTGGGGCGGTATGTTCAGAAATATCCGTATCGGCAGCTAGGCAAAATAAGGTATATTGACAAGCTTTATCTTGTAAAACAACTTTGCTCAGAACTCCAGAGGCGGGATATTCAATCAGGGTTTTTAATTGGGTGGTAAAAGTTGCATTATTAGGGGCGATCGCAGTCATGGTTTTCTTTACTCCTATTATTGTTCCAGACCCTTGAATTCAAGGGACTGTTTCTAAATTCTACCAAGAAATACTTGAAATTGGGCTGTTACCTTGAGATGGGGATGGATTAACGATAGGGGTGTTGATTCAAGGTAATTGATTCAGGAGGCAGAACCTCTGATTTGGCATTCCCCGGCAAAGCCAGGGAACGAGGGTTAAACAGTTCGTAGTGACTCAGTAAAGGAGTCATCTTAAAGAAACCCCTGAAGGGGTTACTACAAACTGTTCGTAGTGACTCATGAACTGAGTCATCTTAAAGAAACCCCTGAAGGGGTTACTACAAACAGTTGGATGATTTATGTTTTGCAATCCGCTTATTGAGCGATCGCACAAAAGGTGACGTAACCTAACTCATTTTGATAATTGAGATAAGTCCGGCGCATTTCTAACACCCGTTCTCTTAACGGCGGATTGGTTAAGATATTTTTGGCAATGCGGATGGTTCCCCCTAATCCTTCATCGCGAATGAGTTGGGGAAGACTCAATAATTCCATGCCTCCGCTGTGGGTTTGCTGCACTTGTAACCCCGCCTGGGCATAAAGTTCTGTCCAATGGTTGAGGGAAAGGGGCGATGAATTGACCCGGATGACTTTAGCTAAGACTTTATGAATTTCTTCTTCTTTGTCTCGAATCAGCATTTCTTGGGAGAGAAATTTGCCTCCCGGTTTGAGTTTCTGGCGAATGGATTTAACCAATTTGGTTTTTCCCGGGAGGGATTGCAGGGTTAAAATGGCTTCGGCTAAAACATAATCAAATTCTCCAGGAATCTCCTCTAAATGGAAAATATCCCCTTCGATGATTTCGATTTGAGATTCCAATCCAGCATCGCGAATATTTTGGCGCGATCGCTCAACACTTTGGGGATTTTTTTCAACCCCAACCACCCGCACTCCAAACCGTTGAGCAATGGCGATCGCACTCTCCCCAAAACTGGAGGCTAACTCCAGTACCGTTTCTCCCCCTTGAAAATTAGCCCATTCCAATAACTGCTCAGTTGCCGCCCGTCCTCCGGGTCTGAGAACTGTTTTCCCCGCAGCAGCTAAAATTTGATGTCCTGGGGCTGTTTTAAAATTTAAAGGGACTGTTGTCATGATATTAACTTCCTAATTTTTGATGCCAAAAAGGGGTTTAAATCCTTTAACTTTTCGTTAAAAATTCCACCCGGGGCAGCAGGGGGTCTTGAACGAGACCGACTCCTGTAAACCCCCACCGATTCAGGATAGCACCCAGCTGAGAACCGGGTATGGATTC harbors:
- a CDS encoding circadian clock KaiB family protein — its product is MENKPEKTPKPEVDVFEEFLSRPPQEKYLLRLFIAGNTPNSNRAFNKIKNICEEYLPGRYELEVIDIYEQPELMEQEQIIAIPTLVKKLPPPLQKFIGDLANTEKVLLGLDINYYRSN
- a CDS encoding carbon dioxide-concentrating mechanism protein CcmK: MPSQQAVGALETKGFPGILAAADAMVKAGRVTLVGYIRAGSARFTVMIRGDVSEVKTAMAAGIDAVEHTFGATLETWVIIPRPHENVASVLPIDYSDSVEEYRQATEGMRLPRGNGTPL
- a CDS encoding BMC domain-containing protein; translation: MPAAVGVIQTLGFPAVLAAADAMVKAARVTLVHYDLAERAEFMVVIRGPVSEVETAMAAGIAAGESTPGGVVVTHYIIANPTENVVDVMSIAYTDAVEQWR
- a CDS encoding cupin domain-containing protein, translated to MTAIAPNNATFTTQLKTLIEYPASGVLSKVVLQDKACQYTLFCLAADTDISEHTAPRNATVNVIEGRGILTLEGKEIILEPGVFVFMPGSAPHALKAEENLAFLLTFSENPKAS
- a CDS encoding SAM-dependent methyltransferase codes for the protein MTTVPLNFKTAPGHQILAAAGKTVLRPGGRAATEQLLEWANFQGGETVLELASSFGESAIAIAQRFGVRVVGVEKNPQSVERSRQNIRDAGLESQIEIIEGDIFHLEEIPGEFDYVLAEAILTLQSLPGKTKLVKSIRQKLKPGGKFLSQEMLIRDKEEEIHKVLAKVIRVNSSPLSLNHWTELYAQAGLQVQQTHSGGMELLSLPQLIRDEGLGGTIRIAKNILTNPPLRERVLEMRRTYLNYQNELGYVTFCAIAQ